The Blastopirellula marina genomic sequence AACCGCTTCCCGAGCGCGGACGAGAAACTCGGTCTTCGGTTCACCGTTTTCCAGCCAAATAGGCGGTCCGAAAATCACACGGCTCAACAGTGGAACCGGTAGGTATTCACCCTTAGGCAAGATGCGAGTCATATTGTCGACATACACCGGCACCAATTCCAGGTCAGGTCGCTTCTTTGCCAGGTAAAAAAGACCACTTTTGAATTCGCGGAGGTTTGTTCCATCGTTTCGGCTTCCCTCGGGGAAAATGATCGCCGAATACTTGTCGCCAATCTCCTTGAGCATCGACTCCACCGGGCTACGGTGAACTTTGATGTTCTCGCGATCAATCAGCATAGCATTCAACGAACGTGCCAAATAACGGCGGAACCAGCCTCGGTCCCAATAGTCCTTCGCCGCGACTGGCTTGGTCAGCTCGCGGCAATGCTTGGGAAGCGATGCCCAGATGATCACCGCGTCGATGTGGCTGGTGTGGTTGGCAAAATAGATCCGTTGGCACGTGTCGGGATGGCAATCCACCCAGCGAACACTGCTTCCGGCGACTACTTTCGCCAGACCAGCCAAGAACGGACCCGTGAAGTTGAATTTCACTTGCTCTAAAACCTTGCCCCAGCACGACACGAACGGAATCCAATCATCGTATCGCACAAGCGCCAGGAAGACTAGCGGCCATTATGCACGAAACTCTTGTGCTGACTGCACTTTACGATGCTTTTGCGTCCGTTGTATGGGGAACCAGCACCGGGCTGGAAACCGGCTGACGGGCCGCATGCAGGGCCGCTTGAACCTTCTGCCGGTAGACACCGCAGATCAAGTCCTGATAGCCAGAGACCATTGCGTCGAGCGAACCGTATCGCAACACCTTTTCCCGGGCAGCTTTGCCCATTTCGGCTCGCTTGGCGGCATCTCCCATCAGCGTCACCATGGCAGTGGCCGTTTCTTCCAGGCTGCTGGCCGTTACCAATAGTCCATTCACGCCGTCGTCCACGGCATCGGGAATGCTCCCCACGCGGGGGGCGATCACCGGCAGTTGCGTCGACATCGCCTCGAGGATCGAAACCGGGCTGGCTTCGTTTTTGGAAGTCAGCGCGAAGCAGTCCATCGCCGAAAGAAGCTCAGGAATATCGCTACGGCTACCGGTCATGGTGACGTGTTTCTGCAATCCCAGTTCGTCACGCAGCGCCTCGATCGCAGGCCGCTCGGGGCCATCTCCCACGATCACGAAGTGCGCGTTGGGTTCCTGTTGAACGACGCGGGCCGCTGCTTTCAAAAACAACGGATGATCTTTCTCCGGTCGTAGGGCCGCTACGATACCGCACACGGCTGTCTCGTCTGAGACGCCCCATTCGCGGCGAATGCGCTGGCGTGTCTGGTGATTGGCAACGAAGCGGTCAGTGTCGATGCCATTGGGAATGACGGTGACCTTCTGTTGTGGAAAACCTTCGACCTCGACCAGATGCTTGCCGTGCGGCGCAGCCACCCCAATGAAACGATCGGTGATCGAAGTCAACCTGCGGTTGAGCCAGTTGATTGAGTCAGGCCAGCCGGTCGAATGGATCGCCGAAGCGACGACCGGCACACCTGCCAGCCAGGCGCATAGGCGTCCCCAAAACATCTTGTCACCAGCACCCACGGTAACCACGGCATCGATCTCGCGCATGGCAAAGAGCTCGGTCAACCGCGGAACGACACGCAGGTCATATTTGCAGCTGAGCATGTTGTGGAACGTGGGAACTTCCTTCTGCATCTCTTCTCCCAACGGTCCCAGATCTTTCATGCAGCACAATTCGGGCGCAAACCGATGACGGTCCATGCGGCGAATCAGATTCACCAGCAATGTTTCAGCGCCGCCAACTGGCATGCTCGTCACCAGGTACATCACACGCAAAGGGGCACGGCCATCAAGTGGTAGGTTTATTCGTCGTCGCATCATCGGTTCTCATGGTCCTTTTAGGTTCGTGACCGAAACTTGCTTGTCAGCACGTCCAAGCCGTTCTGAAGCGACTGCTTCTCCTGGGTGTCGAACACCCAGCTTCCGGCATACGCTTGCCACAACAGAACAATCCACACGGAAAGCGCGACTTGCCAGCCGAGCCCAAGCAGAAACGGTGCTGCCGCAAGCAGCAGTGTTGATTTTTGGATTTCCATGCCATGCCGATGGGCCAGGAACAGAGCCAACACAATCGCAATCGCATTGGCCAGTGCCGTCGCGATAACAGCTCCGGTGAGTCCCCACATCGGTAGCAGCAACGCATTCAGCCCCACGTTCGCCGCCAGGCCGATACCAAAGACTATCGCGCCGACATGCGTCTTCTCGGCACAGCAGAAGTAGAGCATCGCGCATCCGACCAGGCTGTACCACACACAGTAAGTCAGCGTCCACGGAAGCACTTCCAGGCCACCACTGTACTTACCTTCGAAGACGTACTCGAACAGAAATGGTGCGGTCAAACCGATCACAATGGCACCGGCCATCATCACCATCGAGCTCGCTTTCAGCAGGAGGTTCAGCTGCTGAGAAACCTTCGAACGTTCGCCGCGTTCCCAATCGGCCGAAAGGTGAGGCAGCAAGATCCCGCCAAACAGATTCGCCACGGCAACCATCAACCAGGGCACCACACGGCTACTGTGATAATCGCCCACCAGGGTAATGCTTTCTTCGGGAGTCAGTCCGCTGAAGTGCACGATCATGTAACGATCGACCACTTCAAATAGGTTCGAGAGCAAGTTGATCGCCCACAACCACGCAGCGAAAGGAAGCAGCTTACTCCAGAACTCCGATTGCATCGGCACCCGGTCGCATAGCGGTACCTGCTTCCAGTCTCGCGTCAGGACAACGCCCCCCATCACCACGGTCACGCTGCAAGCGATACCATACGAAAGAATGACGCTTTCGGCGGAGTTGTCGTACCACAAAAGTAGCCCTAAACCGATCACGGCGAAGAGCACGCTATTGACGAACTGCAGCGCCGAAACCATCCGCATCTGCCGCATGGCGATGAACAGTTCGACGAAGTAATTGAAACCCACGACCGCGATCAGCGTGAGCGCCACCACCGGAATGATCGGGGCCAGGCTGGCATCCTTGAACAGGATGACCGCCGCTTGTTCGTGAAACAGCCACAGCAGCCCACAACCAATTGTCGACAGGGCGACAGTGGCTACGGTCGTTCGATAGAGGAACGTTCGCAGCTGTCCCTTTTGTCGATAGTGCTCGACATACCGGCCAAATGAACCGGGAATCCCCAGCACAACCAGCGGCCCGGCCAGCATCAGAAAACCAAACACCAGGTCCCAGAGCCCTAGCTGCTCTGCCGGCAACCAGCGACAAAACAGCACGCCGCGGACAAAGCCGATGCCGCGTTGAAATACCGTTAGCATGGCCAAAAGCAACATGCTTTCGGCCAGCGAAGTCGTTTGATAGGTCGG encodes the following:
- a CDS encoding lysophospholipid acyltransferase family protein, whose translation is MKFNFTGPFLAGLAKVVAGSSVRWVDCHPDTCQRIYFANHTSHIDAVIIWASLPKHCRELTKPVAAKDYWDRGWFRRYLARSLNAMLIDRENIKVHRSPVESMLKEIGDKYSAIIFPEGSRNDGTNLREFKSGLFYLAKKRPDLELVPVYVDNMTRILPKGEYLPVPLLSRVIFGPPIWLENGEPKTEFLVRAREAVSRLRDV
- a CDS encoding glycosyltransferase — translated: MMRRRINLPLDGRAPLRVMYLVTSMPVGGAETLLVNLIRRMDRHRFAPELCCMKDLGPLGEEMQKEVPTFHNMLSCKYDLRVVPRLTELFAMREIDAVVTVGAGDKMFWGRLCAWLAGVPVVASAIHSTGWPDSINWLNRRLTSITDRFIGVAAPHGKHLVEVEGFPQQKVTVIPNGIDTDRFVANHQTRQRIRREWGVSDETAVCGIVAALRPEKDHPLFLKAAARVVQQEPNAHFVIVGDGPERPAIEALRDELGLQKHVTMTGSRSDIPELLSAMDCFALTSKNEASPVSILEAMSTQLPVIAPRVGSIPDAVDDGVNGLLVTASSLEETATAMVTLMGDAAKRAEMGKAAREKVLRYGSLDAMVSGYQDLICGVYRQKVQAALHAARQPVSSPVLVPHTTDAKAS
- a CDS encoding lipopolysaccharide biosynthesis protein, which gives rise to MSAAPTADSTANVASTPTYQTTSLAESMLLLAMLTVFQRGIGFVRGVLFCRWLPAEQLGLWDLVFGFLMLAGPLVVLGIPGSFGRYVEHYRQKGQLRTFLYRTTVATVALSTIGCGLLWLFHEQAAVILFKDASLAPIIPVVALTLIAVVGFNYFVELFIAMRQMRMVSALQFVNSVLFAVIGLGLLLWYDNSAESVILSYGIACSVTVVMGGVVLTRDWKQVPLCDRVPMQSEFWSKLLPFAAWLWAINLLSNLFEVVDRYMIVHFSGLTPEESITLVGDYHSSRVVPWLMVAVANLFGGILLPHLSADWERGERSKVSQQLNLLLKASSMVMMAGAIVIGLTAPFLFEYVFEGKYSGGLEVLPWTLTYCVWYSLVGCAMLYFCCAEKTHVGAIVFGIGLAANVGLNALLLPMWGLTGAVIATALANAIAIVLALFLAHRHGMEIQKSTLLLAAAPFLLGLGWQVALSVWIVLLWQAYAGSWVFDTQEKQSLQNGLDVLTSKFRSRT